A region from the Rhodothermales bacterium genome encodes:
- a CDS encoding DUF3592 domain-containing protein — MSGASIFVMTVLSLFVLGAALAIRTARFVRRARHVRAKVVVLSDASVDSHDTATSSAGVDRFTVELRLDGGGLRKVQLADAFGGSLAASLVGSDGTLPVVYDPGNPAVVRIDTIWALYFIPAFVCAPAVLLLVLAAFVWLAR; from the coding sequence ATGTCCGGCGCATCCATATTCGTAATGACTGTCTTGTCGCTCTTCGTGCTTGGAGCGGCATTGGCGATACGGACCGCGCGCTTTGTGCGCCGGGCACGCCATGTCCGGGCTAAGGTCGTTGTTCTATCCGATGCGAGCGTCGACAGCCATGACACGGCCACTTCATCCGCAGGCGTGGATCGCTTCACGGTCGAACTTCGCCTTGACGGAGGCGGCCTTCGGAAAGTCCAGCTGGCCGATGCGTTTGGCGGCTCGCTGGCCGCATCGCTCGTCGGCAGCGACGGAACCCTTCCGGTCGTCTACGACCCCGGGAATCCCGCTGTCGTTCGCATCGACACGATCTGGGCCCTCTATTTCATCCCCGCCTTCGTGTGCGCGCCGGCGGTTCTGCTTCTGGTACTCGCCGCATTCGTATGGCTCGCGCGCTAG